From Carassius auratus strain Wakin chromosome 22, ASM336829v1, whole genome shotgun sequence, a single genomic window includes:
- the rgs13b gene encoding regulator of G-protein signaling 13 isoform X2, with amino-acid sequence MAVDSWAISPRPTMPGLTPQPLPTHFNMDRDDCRRNETLGKNLMCRIKCVFTSSSAPERLSLEDTQQWSQSLERLLGSKYGLATFRTFLKSEFSDENIEFWLTCEDYKKITSSYKMSSKARKIFEQFVEAESPKEINIDYQTREEIKRKVRSPTPQCFDEAQKIVYGLMERDSYPRFLRSEMYKTLLESLATDNAQT; translated from the exons ATGGCTGTGGATTCCTGGGCAATAAGCCCTCGCCCTACCATGCCTGGCCTAACCCCACAGCCTCTCCCAACACATTTCAACATGGACAGAGACGACTGCAGGAGAAACGAGACCTT AGGAAAGAACCTCATGTGCCGAATAAAGTGTGTGTTCACCAGTTCATCTGCTCCTGAGAG GCTAAGTTTAGAAGACACCCAACAATGGTCCCAGTCTCTGGAGCGACTCCTTGGTTCCAAAT ATGGGCTGGCCACATTCCGCACCTTTCTGAAATCGGAGTTCAGCGACGAGAACATCGAATTCTGGTTGACGTGTGAGGACTACAAGAAGATAACGTCGTCCTATAAGATGAGCTCGAAGGCGAGGAAAATCTTCGAGCAATTCGTCGAAGCAGAATCTCCGAAGGAG ATAAACATTGACTATCAGACACGGGAGGAAATCAAGAGGAAAGTGAGGAGTCCGACGCCGCAGTGTTTCGATGAGGCTCAAAAGATCGTTTATGGACTGATGGAACGCGACTCTTACCCCAGATTTCTACGGTCTGAGATGTACAAGACCCTTCTCGAGTCCCTCGCTACAGATAATGCTCAAACATGA
- the rgs13b gene encoding regulator of G-protein signaling 21 isoform X1, giving the protein MAVDSWAISPRPTMPGLTPQPLPTHFNMDRDDCRRNETLGKNLMCRIKCVFTSSSAPESRLSLEDTQQWSQSLERLLGSKYGLATFRTFLKSEFSDENIEFWLTCEDYKKITSSYKMSSKARKIFEQFVEAESPKEINIDYQTREEIKRKVRSPTPQCFDEAQKIVYGLMERDSYPRFLRSEMYKTLLESLATDNAQT; this is encoded by the exons ATGGCTGTGGATTCCTGGGCAATAAGCCCTCGCCCTACCATGCCTGGCCTAACCCCACAGCCTCTCCCAACACATTTCAACATGGACAGAGACGACTGCAGGAGAAACGAGACCTT AGGAAAGAACCTCATGTGCCGAATAAAGTGTGTGTTCACCAGTTCATCTGCTCCTGAGAG CAGGCTAAGTTTAGAAGACACCCAACAATGGTCCCAGTCTCTGGAGCGACTCCTTGGTTCCAAAT ATGGGCTGGCCACATTCCGCACCTTTCTGAAATCGGAGTTCAGCGACGAGAACATCGAATTCTGGTTGACGTGTGAGGACTACAAGAAGATAACGTCGTCCTATAAGATGAGCTCGAAGGCGAGGAAAATCTTCGAGCAATTCGTCGAAGCAGAATCTCCGAAGGAG ATAAACATTGACTATCAGACACGGGAGGAAATCAAGAGGAAAGTGAGGAGTCCGACGCCGCAGTGTTTCGATGAGGCTCAAAAGATCGTTTATGGACTGATGGAACGCGACTCTTACCCCAGATTTCTACGGTCTGAGATGTACAAGACCCTTCTCGAGTCCCTCGCTACAGATAATGCTCAAACATGA